A stretch of the Bombyx mori chromosome 14, ASM3026992v2 genome encodes the following:
- the LOC101739850 gene encoding putative Ras-related protein Rab-33 — translation MSVNASQDIPGLKQKKVFKIIVLGDSGVGKTCLTYRFCEGQFLNKSEATIGVDFRERIIKIRNEDIKLQLWDTAGQERFRKSMVQHYYRNVHAVVIVYDVTKPETFHSISAWMQEIESHGLMNAPRVLVGNKCDCGTPESRLATTYAQRLADKYGMPLFETSALLDSECDNVESIFLTLAHKLYSKQPLRVISVAGEVSKGVVTLSRQRKVGCSSDQNSCLCN, via the exons atgtcagttAACGCCAGCCAGGATATACCTGGATTGAagcaaaaaaaagtatttaaaattatagttcTCGGTGATTCAGGTGTTGGGAAAACTTGTCTAACTTATCGTTTTTGTGAGGgccagtttttaaataaatctgaaGCTACAATCGGTGTTGATTTCAGAGAGAGAATCATTAAAATTCGTAATGAGGATATCAAG ctCCAGTTATGGGACACTGCTGGACAAGAAAGATTTCGAAAATCAATGGTGCAGCACTACTATAGAAATGTTCATGCAGTTGTCATTGTTTATGATGTTACAAAGCCAGAAACGTTTCAT TCTATATCAGCTTGGATGCAAGAGATCGAATCCCATGGCTTAATGAATGCTCCTAGAGTCCTTGTGGGCAATAAATGTGACTGTGGTACTCCTGAATCCAGGCTAGCCACCACTTATGCTCAGAGATTAGCTGATAAATATGGCATGCCT ctatttgaaaCATCGGCACTGTTGGATTCAGAATGTGATAATGTGGAGTCAATATTCTTGACCTTAGCACATAAATTGTACTCTAAACAGCCATTGAGAGTTATTAGTGTGGCG GGAGAAGTCAGTAAGGGTGTGGTCACATTGTCAAGACAGAGGAAAGTTGGTTGCAGTTCCGATCAGAATAGCTGTCTATGCAACTGA